A DNA window from Camelina sativa cultivar DH55 chromosome 13, Cs, whole genome shotgun sequence contains the following coding sequences:
- the LOC104734255 gene encoding dof zinc finger protein DOF5.1-like, whose protein sequence is MVFSSFPTYPDSSNWQQQHQPITTTVGFTGNNINQQFLPHHPLPPQQQQTPPQLHHNNGNGGAGGPGGPGGLIRPGSMAERARLANIPLPETALKCPRCDSTNTKFCYFNNYSLTQPRHFCKSCRRYWTRGGALRSVPVGGGCRRNKRTKNSSGGGGGSSSSGNSKSQDSTTSNEQYHHRAMANNQMGPPSSSSSLSSLLSSYNAGLIPGHDHNNNNILGLGSSLPPLKLMPPLDFTDNFTLQYGAVSAPSYHIGGGSSGGSGGAAALLTGFDQWRFPATNQLPLGGLDPFDHQQQMEQQNPGYGLVTGSGQYRPKNIFHNLISSSSSASSAMVTATASQLASVKMEDSNNQLNLSRQLFGNEQQLWNIHGAAAAPTAAAATSSWSDVSNNFSSSSTSNI, encoded by the exons atggttttttcttcatttcctaCTTATCCTGATTCGTCAAACTGGCAACAACAA CATCAACCAATCACAACCACCGTTGGATTCACGGGAAACAACATCAACCAGCAGTTTCTCCCTCACCATCCCCTCCCACCGCAACAGCAACAAACGCCTCCACAGCTTCACCACAACAACGGTAACGGTGGAGCCGGTGGTCCCGGTGGACCTGGTGGGTTAATCCGGCCAGGTTCGATGGCGGAAAGGGCAAGGCTAGCCAACATACCACTGCCTGAAACTGCCTTGAAGTGTCCAAGATGTGACTCAACCAACACCAAATTCTGTTACTTCAACAACTACAGTCTCACTCAACCTCGCCACTTCTGTAAGTCATGCCGTCGTTACTGGACACGTGGCGGTGCTCTAAGGAGCGTTCCCGTCGGTGGCGGTTGTCGTAgaaacaaaagaaccaaaaacagCAGCGGTGGAGGTGGCGGTAGCAGCAGTAGCGGTAATAGCAAGTCACAAGACAGCACCACAAGCAACGAACAATACCACCACCGAGCCATGGCTAACAATCAGATGGGACCAccgtcttcttcatcgtctctgAGCTCGTTGCTGTCTTCTTACAACGCAGGACTAATCCCCGGACATgatcataacaacaacaacatacttGGACTTGGATCATCTTTGCCTCCTCTCAAGCTCATGCCTCCTCTAGACTTCACTGACAACTTCACCTTACAATACGGTGCCGTGTCAGCTCCTTCTTACCATATAGGCGGTGGAAGCAGCGGCGGAAGCGGAGGAGCGGCGGCTCTTTTGACCGGTTTTGACCAGTGGAGATTCCCAGCAACAAACCAACTTCCTTTAGGTGGCTTAGACCCGTTTGATCATCAACAGCAAATGGAGCAGCAAAATCCGGGTTATGGTTTAGTTACCGGGTCGGGTCAGTACCGACCTAAGAACATTTTCCATAACCTTATCTCCTCTTCGTCTTCTGCTTCATCAGCTATGGTTACAGCCACCGCCTCGCAATTAGCTTCAGTGAAAATGGAAGATAGTAACAATCAACTCAACTTGTCTAGACAGCTTTTTGGAAACGAACAACAGCTTTGGAATATTCATGGCGCTGCTGCAGCACCCACGGCAGCTGCGGCAACTAGTTCGTGGAGTGACGTCTCTAATAATTTCAGTTCTTCTTCTACTAGTAATATATAA